The genomic stretch GATCGTTATAAGTTGTGGATAACTGCTTAATGCTCAAATCGCAACGATTATAATAGAGAAAGGAATGCATTTATTTGGCTAAGAAGTCGAAAGTAGTAAAAGAACAAAAACGGCAGGAAACTGTCTTGAAATATGCTGAGCTTCGTCAGGATTTGAAAGCGAAGGGTGATTATGAAGCTTTGCGTAAATTGCCGCGTGATTCTTCACCAACTCGGTTAAATAATCGCTGTGAAGTGACTGGTCGTCCGAAGGGGTACTTACGAAAATTTAAAATGTCTAGAATTGCGTTTCGTGAATATGCTCATAAGGGGCAGATCCCTGGAGTGAAGAAGTCAAGCTGGTAAAAGGGTAGGGGAAGATGAATGGAGTGCAATGAACATTTATTGAAGATGCTCGTTCGTGATATCGTGGCAAAGCTCCCGGAGAAGGAGAAAGCCCTCTATCAGTTCATTGATGAATTAGAAGTAAGGTTGATTGAAGCGGCTGCAACACCCGATCAATACCTGAACCTTCTAAAAAAATATTCTCCTTATCATGAAGCAGCGAATCAATTTGACATCTCTCCATATAAGGCGAGAACAATGATGCATCGAATTGAATGGAAAATTGCCGCGAAATTGGAAGAGAAACTTCAGCATATCAAGTGGTTGGAGCATCCTGCGCACGGAAAAAGAGTGAAAAAAGGGTATCTAGTGTTTAAATGAAAAGAGCTGCGAATCATTGATGAATTCGCAGCTTTTTTAAGTTCACAATCACGCCGTTTTTTCATCTCAATACCCCTATAACACGGTGAACCGATCAAAAAAAAAGAGGAAGTATAACGTTCTACTGTACAGTTCGAGTGTTTTAACTTAGAATATATATAGAGGTGATCGATCTTGGGGTGTTGTTAAAAATAGGGGAGTTAGCTGAAGCGTGCCATGTTTCAAAACGCACAGTTGACTATTATACGAAAATGGGATTACTGCAGTGTGAGCGCTCTGAAACGAATTATCGTTTCTATGGGGAAGATGCGATCGATGATATTAAATTCATTGAACAATGCAAAGAAATGCAAATGACGTTAAGCCAAATCCAACAACGTCTAAGGGTAAAAAAGTCTAGTCAAGTTGATTCAGAAATGATTCATAGTCAGGTAAAACAAGTAATGGATAAAATGGAATATTTAGGTGCGGAATTAAAGGATATTCACGAAAGTGTTGAGAAATTAGATGAAGAAACTCAAACGAAGATTAAGAAAAATCTTTCGCCTCAAACTGTTGCACTTATTCAATCATTGCTTCTTTACTCAACTTGACCGGGTAATAAGTAGAAATGCAATTTTAAAAAAAGTTAGGATAAACAACAACTCAGGAGAGTGAAATTTTTTGAATGACATACCACTGGATTCGATTCTTTTATTAGGTTCCTTATTACTGTTATCTGCTTTTTTCTCATCAGCTGAAACAGCCTATTCGAGTGTTAACAAGATTAGGTTAAGAAATTTCGCAGATGAAGGAAGGCGTGGAAGTAAAAGAGCTTTAGCCATTGCAGAAAACTTCGATAAAGCCTTATCAACGATTCTTATCGGAAACAATATAGTCAATATTGCTGCTGCTAGTATTTCAGCTGCTGTAGCAACTGAAATATTTGGCGGGAATGCTGGCCTCGTGATTAGTACGGTGTTCATGACTATTTTAGTCTTGATCTTTGGTGAAATACTTCCTAAATCGTTAGCAAAGGAACATGCAGAATCTTATTCATTAATGATCGCAACGGTGTTATATGTTCTCATTAAGTTACTTGCACCTATTAATTTCTTTTTTGTTAAATTGAAAGTGTGGGTATCAAGTCTTTTTGCGAAAAACAGCGCAATGCCATCTGTTACAGAAGAAGAGTTAAAAGTGATGTTAGACATTAGTGAAGAAGAGGGCGTCATCGATAAAGAGGAAAGAGACCTTATTCATCGATCGATGGATTTCGATGATACGCTTGCGGGTGAGGTTTTAACACCGCGAATTGACATCGTGGCCATTGATATTGATCAATCCGTAGAAGAAATGAAAGAAATCTTCTTTGAAGAAAGGTTTTCAAGAATACCTGTCTACCAAGATAGTATTGATAATATTATAGGGATTTTAACGGAGAAAGAATTTTTTACTCACTTGATTAAGTATCAAACGGTTGATATTAAAGAATTAATTCGAGAACCTCTGTTTGTGGTAGAATCAATGAAGATTTCCACTCTGTTACCGAAATTGCAAAAGGAAAAGGTACACATGGCCATTGTGCTAGATGAATTTGGTGGTACGTCAGGAATCGTGACATTAGAAGACGTACTAGAAGAGATTGTGGGAGAAATTTGGGATGAGCAAGATGAGAAATTCAGTACAATGCAGCGAATTTCTGATCGCAACTATCGCTTTGATGCTCAATTTCAGCTAGATGATTTCTTCGATTTAATGGAGGCGGCTCCACCTGAAAGTTCTTATCACACGATAGGTGGATGGGTCATTGAGAATCTCGGAACAGTTCCTAGTAACGGGGATTCCTTCTATTATGAAAATCTTAAAATTGTCGTCGAACAAGTCGAAGAGCGTCGCGTAAGAAAAATACTCGTAGAAGTGCTTCCTAAAGATCAAACATACGAAGGTATGATGGTAAGAGTATAGAGTCTTATTCATCTCACATAAAAAACAACGAGAGCAGCTGAACCAAATGGCTGCTTCTTTATAATGGGGTAAGGTATGAATAACTGGAGAAGGCGATTGAAACACCTTTATCGTTTTATTATCGATCGACCCTACAAGCCGCAGTTTCTAATTGCTAATCAATATGACGTGAAGCGTGTTATTGGGATGGGAAGTTACGGAATAACGTATCTCTGTCAAAATAAAAAAACGAGAGAGCGTTGTGTCGTAAAGCAAATACGTCCAAGTAAACTGAAAAACAGTGACACTTCTTTCTATCAAATGGAGGCAGAGATACTGGCTTCTTTAGACCATGTTCGTATTCCTAAGCTCCATGATGCTTTTCTTTTTAACAGGAATCAGTTTTTAGTAATGGACTACATTGAGGGTGTGAACCTCGAAGACCTTCTGTTTGATCAATACAATCAATTCAATGAACTGGAATCTCTCGAGTTTCTTAAAGGTTTGACCGATATTGTAGCTTATTTACATAAGCACGAGATCAGTCATGGTGATCTCCGAATACCAAATGTGATAGTAAAAAACGCTCAGCTTTATGTTATTGATTTTGGATTAGCCGTCTCATTGAAAGATAAGTCAGATCAGCAGGCGCTTGAGCTCATTCAAAAGGATTTATACGATCTAGGTGATTTTCTACTCTTCTTGCTTTACTCTTCTTACGATCCAACCAGTAGAAAAGACCGTCCATGGACAGAAGAACTAACCATTCATCCCGCTACGGAACATTTCATAAAGCGACTGCTGCAGATTGAGACTAAATTTGAAAGTATCGATCAGGTTCGCGATCATCTTCATCAAACAATAAGTATCATTCCTAATAATAAATCCAGCACCTGATCAATTGACAGGGTGCTGGATTTATTGTTAGCTACTACTGCTTGCGCCTCTACGCTTATAACGATGACTGCCACCATAAGGCGAATGCTTTCGCCCGCTTGAGCTGCTTCTATGATAATGTTTTCTTTTGTGGCTACTTCCACTCGACTTCTTAATTTGTTTTTCGACTCGTTTTAATATTTTTTTAAACATGATCCTTGGTCTCCTTTCAGTTTCAAATCGTGTTCGCATGCAGAAAAGAAAGATAGACTAGATTCTTTATAGCATATCATAGAGTTGTGAAATGTCGCTAATTTTAAAAAGTAGAGTCATTTTGATCAGTTAAGCGACTTAAAATACGTACAAACGGTTTCGATCCCTTTTGTGAAATTATCAATATGAAAATGTTCATTAGGCGCATGTAAATTTTCTGATGGGAGTCCGAAGCCCATAAGTACAACAGGAGCTTCAAGAACGCGAGCGAATACTTCAACGATTGGAATCGATCCACCTTCTTTAGGAAAGAGAGCACGCACGCCATATACCTTTTCATAAGCATCAGCCGCTTTTTGAATCATCGGATCGTTTGAATCAAGCGAGACGGGACGGGCCTGAATAAATTGATTCATTGTCATCGTTGTCCCAGTTGGTTGATGGTCGAGGAGGTGTTTTTCAATTAATTCATAGACGTGCTGAGGGTCCTGCTCCCCCACGAGACGACAGCTAATTTTACCTGTGGCTTCAGACGGTACAATGGTCTTAATGCCGTCACCCTGGTATCCACCTGAAACCCCGTTCAATTCAAGCGTTGGACGAATACCCGTCTGTTCCTTGAAAGTGAATCCTTTTTCTCCAAATAAAGAAGTTAATCCGAGCTCTTGCTTCATTCCTTCATCATCGGACGGAATCTGAGCGATTTCTTCTTTCAATTCCTCTGTAAGTTCTGGCACACCTTCGTAAAATCCATCCACGGCAATGGCGCCATCTTCGCTGTGAAGACTATCGAGTAGACGAACAAGGGAATGAACTGCGTTTGGAACCCCACCGCCGTATACACCAGAATGGAGATCCGTATTCGCTGTTTTCACCTTCACTTCCATCGCAAGCGCCCCACGTAACGATGTACAAATCGCAGGTAAGCCTTCTTTAATAAAGGAAGTATCTGAAATCACAACAGCGTCTGCAGCGAGTTTGTCTGTATTTTTTTCAATAAAAGGTCCAAGGTGTGGGCTGGCGATTTCTTCTTCCCCTTCAATACAGAACTTCACATTAACGGGAAGCTTGCCATCTTCTTGCATCAAGAGTTCCATCGCCTTGATATGAATAAACAGCTGACCTTTATCATCTGTTGCACCGCGCGCATAGATTTTGTTGTCGCGGATAGTAGGTTCAAATGGTGGCGTTTCCCAGAGATCGAGTGGATCAGCGGGCTGCACATCATAATGGCCATAGATCAGAATCGTTGGTTTTCCTTCTGCATGAAGCCAATCAGCGTAGACGATCGGATGACCGTCTGTTTCGATCACTTCAATATTTTCCATGGCGGCCTTTTCCAAAGAGTTCGCAACCCATTTAGCTCCTTTTTGAACATCTGATTTATGGGCAGGGACGGCTGAAATGCTTTGGATTTTCAGAAATTCCTCTAGTTCCTTCAGGTAAGAATCTTTATGTAATTCGATGGTATTTTTCATAAATATAACCTCCTTAGTTAGGTTGTCTTTATTATAATCCAGAGATGGAAATTTGCACATGAATCGAGCAATTTGTAGTGGGAAATTAAGGGGATTTGATAACAGGTCATTAACTTTTATATTAAAATTATGACATTGCAGTTAAGTGGTTGTCATATAAGATGGGTCTAAATGCCTCTGTGTGGAATCGATTCCTGATACTAAGGAACTATTTATTTTTGCAATGAAAGCCTTTTCGATGTCTAGTTGATAACCGCTTTCTTGATTGACAGAATAAGGCTTTTCTATCTAAAGACCTGTAAGATTTCTCTTTTTTCGGGCGTATTGACGGGTTCACATATTTTCCATACAGTTATGGCGAACGAAACATTTTACTAAATTTTGAGGAGTGTGGCAGATGGGGAACGTGAAAAAGTCTTCTGTTTTTAAGGGGATTGCACTATCGACAATTATGCTTGTAAGTGGATTTGCAGGCATGCCGTTATCTACGAATGCGGCAGAGGATGTAGAGACAGCAGTTTGGTCTCGTCAAGACGCGCAAGGTTATGATTTATCGAAAGACAACACTGCACCTAACATCGACAACGTGGATGAAGTGGCTCCAGATTATTGGGTTTGGGACACATGGCCACTACGTAATCGTGACGGATCGATTGCCCAGGTAAATGGTTACCAGGTTGTCTTTGCTCTTACAGCTTCTAAAGAATATACATGGAGCGGTCGTCACGACGAAGCTCAAATTCGCTACTTCTACTCGAAGAACGGAAAAGATTGGAAAATGGGCGGACTCGCTTATGAAGCAGAAGATGCACTAGGCGCTCGCCAATGGGCAGGATCAGCAATGATGGATGACGATGATAAGGTTCACCTTTTCTATACAGCAACTGGACGTAAAGGTGAAGAACAAACAACTTTTGAACAACGTCTTGCGAAGACAACGTTTGATATCGAAGCAGATAAGAAATCGAAATCTATTGAGCTAAGCAACTTTGGTGAGCATGAAATCCTTGCTGAAGCTGACGGTGAGTACTATGAAACGCAAGAACAAAAAACAGGAAATATCATTTATTCATTCCGTGACCCATGGTTCTTCCAGGATCCTAAAACAGGAAAAGAATACTTAATCTTTGAAGGAAATACAGCAGGAGACGACAAGTCACTAGACCCAGAAAACATTGGTGATGCTGATTTCCGTGAAACTCACAACGTACCAGCTGGCGCTGAAGATTACAACGGTAACGTTGGGATTGCTGAAGCACAGAACGAAGAGCTAACAGACTTTGAATTGCTTCCACCACTACTAGAAGCAAATGGTGTCAACCAGCAACTTGAGCGTCCACACATCCTTGTTAAAGGTGGAGAGTACTACCTCTTTACCATCACACATAAATTTACGTTTGCTCCTGGATTAACGGGTCCTGATGGTCTTTATGGCTTTACGAATGATTCTCTTCGCGGTGATTACGAGCCACTTAACGGTAACGGTCTTGTTGTGGCAAACCCTGAAGATGATCCATTTATGACATACTCTCACGCAGTTATGCCGAATGGTACAGTGATCAGCTTTGTGAACGAGTATCGTGATGAAAACGGTGAGCTTCAGTTTGGCGGTACGTTTGCCCCAACGCTTAAACTTTCGATTCATGGTGATGAAACAAAAGTAACTGACGCACTTAAGCCAGGCCAAATCATGCCTTCACACTAAAACTGGGAAACCAGATTAAAGGAGACTTACCCATATGAATAAGTTTTCAAAAACAGTAGCGACATCCGTTCTCGGATTCGCTACCCTGTTTTCAAGTTTTGCTCCGGCAACAAGCTTTGCAGCAGAAAGTGAAACATCGAACTGGACAAGAGAAGATGCATCTAAAATTGTTCAAAACAAAGATAATACGGCTCCAGAAATTAACACAGAAGACCTTGAACAAATTGCGCCAGAGTACCATATTTGGGATACGTGGCCACTACGTAACAAAGATGGTTCGATCGCAACATTAAACGGCTATAAAGTGATTTTCTCGCTAACAGCACCAAGTGATGTATTACCTGGTAAGCGTCATGATATCGCTGAAATTCGCTACTTCGTTTCAAAGAACGGGAAAGATTGGAAGCTTGGCGGTACTGTTTTTAATGAAGAACAGGCACTAGGTTCACGTCAATGGGCAGGTTCAGCCATGATTGAAGATGGCGAAATTAATTTCTTCTATACGGCAACAGGTCGTAAAGGCGAAGAGCAGCTAACTTATGAGCAGCGTCTCGTAAAGGCTTCTGCTGATGTCGATGCATCAAATAAGGGAATCGATTTCAACAACTGGTCTGATCATGAAGTGATTCTTGAGCCAGATGGCGAATACTACCAGACAATGGAACAAAGTAAGCAAGGAGACATTGCTTATGCATTCCGTGATCCGTG from Bacillus sp. Cs-700 encodes the following:
- the rpsN gene encoding 30S ribosomal protein S14; amino-acid sequence: MAKKSKVVKEQKRQETVLKYAELRQDLKAKGDYEALRKLPRDSSPTRLNNRCEVTGRPKGYLRKFKMSRIAFREYAHKGQIPGVKKSSW
- a CDS encoding MerR family transcriptional regulator: MLLKIGELAEACHVSKRTVDYYTKMGLLQCERSETNYRFYGEDAIDDIKFIEQCKEMQMTLSQIQQRLRVKKSSQVDSEMIHSQVKQVMDKMEYLGAELKDIHESVEKLDEETQTKIKKNLSPQTVALIQSLLLYST
- a CDS encoding hemolysin family protein: MNDIPLDSILLLGSLLLLSAFFSSAETAYSSVNKIRLRNFADEGRRGSKRALAIAENFDKALSTILIGNNIVNIAAASISAAVATEIFGGNAGLVISTVFMTILVLIFGEILPKSLAKEHAESYSLMIATVLYVLIKLLAPINFFFVKLKVWVSSLFAKNSAMPSVTEEELKVMLDISEEEGVIDKEERDLIHRSMDFDDTLAGEVLTPRIDIVAIDIDQSVEEMKEIFFEERFSRIPVYQDSIDNIIGILTEKEFFTHLIKYQTVDIKELIREPLFVVESMKISTLLPKLQKEKVHMAIVLDEFGGTSGIVTLEDVLEEIVGEIWDEQDEKFSTMQRISDRNYRFDAQFQLDDFFDLMEAAPPESSYHTIGGWVIENLGTVPSNGDSFYYENLKIVVEQVEERRVRKILVEVLPKDQTYEGMMVRV
- a CDS encoding protein kinase family protein codes for the protein MNNWRRRLKHLYRFIIDRPYKPQFLIANQYDVKRVIGMGSYGITYLCQNKKTRERCVVKQIRPSKLKNSDTSFYQMEAEILASLDHVRIPKLHDAFLFNRNQFLVMDYIEGVNLEDLLFDQYNQFNELESLEFLKGLTDIVAYLHKHEISHGDLRIPNVIVKNAQLYVIDFGLAVSLKDKSDQQALELIQKDLYDLGDFLLFLLYSSYDPTSRKDRPWTEELTIHPATEHFIKRLLQIETKFESIDQVRDHLHQTISIIPNNKSST
- a CDS encoding dipeptidase, whose translation is MKNTIELHKDSYLKELEEFLKIQSISAVPAHKSDVQKGAKWVANSLEKAAMENIEVIETDGHPIVYADWLHAEGKPTILIYGHYDVQPADPLDLWETPPFEPTIRDNKIYARGATDDKGQLFIHIKAMELLMQEDGKLPVNVKFCIEGEEEIASPHLGPFIEKNTDKLAADAVVISDTSFIKEGLPAICTSLRGALAMEVKVKTANTDLHSGVYGGGVPNAVHSLVRLLDSLHSEDGAIAVDGFYEGVPELTEELKEEIAQIPSDDEGMKQELGLTSLFGEKGFTFKEQTGIRPTLELNGVSGGYQGDGIKTIVPSEATGKISCRLVGEQDPQHVYELIEKHLLDHQPTGTTMTMNQFIQARPVSLDSNDPMIQKAADAYEKVYGVRALFPKEGGSIPIVEVFARVLEAPVVLMGFGLPSENLHAPNEHFHIDNFTKGIETVCTYFKSLN
- a CDS encoding glycoside hydrolase family 68 protein, whose product is MGNVKKSSVFKGIALSTIMLVSGFAGMPLSTNAAEDVETAVWSRQDAQGYDLSKDNTAPNIDNVDEVAPDYWVWDTWPLRNRDGSIAQVNGYQVVFALTASKEYTWSGRHDEAQIRYFYSKNGKDWKMGGLAYEAEDALGARQWAGSAMMDDDDKVHLFYTATGRKGEEQTTFEQRLAKTTFDIEADKKSKSIELSNFGEHEILAEADGEYYETQEQKTGNIIYSFRDPWFFQDPKTGKEYLIFEGNTAGDDKSLDPENIGDADFRETHNVPAGAEDYNGNVGIAEAQNEELTDFELLPPLLEANGVNQQLERPHILVKGGEYYLFTITHKFTFAPGLTGPDGLYGFTNDSLRGDYEPLNGNGLVVANPEDDPFMTYSHAVMPNGTVISFVNEYRDENGELQFGGTFAPTLKLSIHGDETKVTDALKPGQIMPSH
- a CDS encoding glycoside hydrolase family 68 protein; translation: MNKFSKTVATSVLGFATLFSSFAPATSFAAESETSNWTREDASKIVQNKDNTAPEINTEDLEQIAPEYHIWDTWPLRNKDGSIATLNGYKVIFSLTAPSDVLPGKRHDIAEIRYFVSKNGKDWKLGGTVFNEEQALGSRQWAGSAMIEDGEINFFYTATGRKGEEQLTYEQRLVKASADVDASNKGIDFNNWSDHEVILEPDGEYYQTMEQSKQGDIAYAFRDPWFFEDPKTGEDYILFEGNSGGTPAERSVEQEHIGSEDFATVDEVPEESKLFNGNIGIAKAENDDYTEFDIMPPLMEANSLNQELERPHIVTKGNKYYLFTDTHKNKFAPGITGPDGLYGFVSDSLTSDYEPLNGSGLVVANPENEPYQTYSWMVMPNGTVISFANFYDLNGLTINELGAQSEQYQFDHFGGTLAPSLKLSIHNDETKILKEMDAGVFK